The following DNA comes from Musa acuminata AAA Group cultivar baxijiao chromosome BXJ1-4, Cavendish_Baxijiao_AAA, whole genome shotgun sequence.
aacacttccaaaaatccttaaatgatcaactcttggtttctgtaagctccatgcttcttctggtgtaacattaccaattcgctttgtcggaaacctgttaagcaaataaactgcacaagcaacagcatcaccccaaaattctttcagaatttttctttcctttaacatgcatcgaaccatattaaggatagtcctattttttctttccgagacaccattttgttgaggtgtgtatggcatggtgaattgatgtaaaatttcattatttctacaaaaactttcaaattcatttgatatatattcaccacctctatctgttcttaaacatttaatcttacaacaactttgtctttcaaccaaatccttaaattctttgaatttgcttaaaacttttttcttttcttttaacatataaacccaagtttttccactatgatcatccgtgaaggtaagaaaatacctgcttcctccaagtgatactggattaatagggccacaaacatctgagtgtaccagatcaagtcgatttcatgctctttttgtccttctcactttgaaaggctttctttcttgcttacccatgacacatacttcacacaattttgctgggcgatcaatttttggcattcctgtcatcatattatacttttctagaagtttcaaagcctcaaaatttaaatgagcatatctaagatgctaaagtgtagaaatatcatcaatatcagctttaaaataatttgattgatcaaaaatactcaaatgtagaggaaacattctattccttgccattttcacatgtgatatcaatgttttattcttgtcacgaattgagagagtcatatctttcatctcaatttcataacatttttcaagtaattgtcccaagcttagaatattatttttcatatcaggaacataataaacatctgaaatacatacttccttgccattattaagttcaaggagaattttacctttgcctcttactggtctttgagacaaatcaccaaatgtaatgttcccggaataacttgtatctatttctgaaaatagctctttgataccacacatgtgatttgaggctcctatatctagataccatgtcatagactgatcatttttcaaattttcataactcattagtaaaacttgattttccttcttttcttcctcaacaaaatttgccttatcaccttgattgttaggattataataacattcataagagtaatgtccatacattttgcaaacatagcattgtatttcagaccttttagagttttTGCCACAtccacggcctcggccacgtcctcgaccataacctcggcctctttggctataattttctccaacatcttcactgtttggagatttgattggtctgatttctgtctcctcttcctctttgtcctcgtcctcttcctctttgagaatttgattctcttttattttcaagagcaaacttagcttgtagtgcttgctccatagttttctcttctcctctttttgtaatcctttgttcatgaacttgaagggaacccataagttcttctaaagacattttttccaaatctttagattcttcaatcgcaacagcaataaaatcaaatttcggatctagagatctcaatattttttctattactctctgatcatttacttgttcaccatttcgtctcatttgatgaataatagaaatgatttttgagaagtaatcagaaatagtttcagaagtaccttgttgtagtttttcaaactcggctcgtaaaacttgtagacgaagtttctttaccttatcaacaccaccgaatgctctttgaagcatttcccaagcctcctttgaagtatttgctggagcgatgatctcgaacattgtatcatcaaggccttggtagattgtgaacaaagcctttttctccttcttccttctttctttgagttgttttcttccttctgcattcattgctccttcttctgctggacttggttcagcaaatccatcttctacaaactcccatacatcttgggagcttagaagaaccttcatttggatgcaccatatgtcataattttcttttgtcaatctggggatctggagttggatggcacttgaggaagaagtcatagcttaacctatgctctgataccaaatgttgatgttgataggaagaggggatagagatatcaaacagaggaagagtaggacaagctttaatcttctatatttctttcaagaaaaacacttttacaatttcagaaactctatttctACTCATACCcaaggggtttatatagtccccaaagatacattatattaattgtattcaagatgaatcattctctttcaagaaaccctttcaagaatcaataaccaatttgacttatccttctatagacttctaatccattttttcttcttgatgtaatgattctcccacttgatgcgatgaacctttttatgacacttgaacaagtttaattccaacaaatGCTTTCTCTGATCTCAAACGCAGCAAAACTTGAATCTATCGATCACACAAACGTTTGTCTCTGTTGGATTACTCGGCGTGCAGGTTCTCTTACTTACATAAGGCAGGAGTTTAGGCTGGAGGACGAGCCTATTATTGACAGTCTAATTAACACCATCCCTCTCATCGGCGCCGCCATCATCACGGTGTTCTCAGGAGCGCTCTCAGATCGGTTTGGCAGACGGCCGATGCTAATTATCTCCTCAGTTTTCTACATCGCCGGTGGCGTTTTGACGATACGGTGTCCCGACGTATACATACTGCTCTTGGCAAGGCTGGTATTCGGGTTTGGGATTGGTTTGGCCGTAGCTTTCGTCCCGGCTTACATAACTGAGGTATCTCCATCGGAGATGAGGGGCTTACTGAGCACCCTTCCACAGTTGACGGGCACGACGGGGACGACTGTGGCGTATGATGTGGATTTCGGGATGTCATTGCAGAGCCAACCTAGTTGGAGATTACTGTTTGGAGGCATCCTATTTCTTTCCATCGTGTACTTCGTGTTCACGGTGTTCTTTCTGCCGGAGGCACCAACATGGCTCGTCAGCAAAGGACGGATGGAGGAGGCCAAACACGCTTTGCAGAGACTACGCGGAAGAGAAGATGTGTCAGGTCTGTTCTGAGATACAACTTACGATTGCTTGACTAATAGCAGCAATCTATCATCGTCAGTGTGTGCTGATCTTTTTGTACcaggagaaatggctcttttggcTGAAGGTGTGGGAGTTACTGCAACTGAGCTCCCCGTGGAGCAGGAGTCGACTGGTGTGAAGGACATGAACATGCCATATCGTCCAAAGAGAAGAATCGCTTGGGTTAGACGACCAGCAACGGAACGTAGTCTTCTTGGAAGTGTCCTTGATCCTGTtcggatcagatggaagcggcgtGCAAGTAATGAGCAAGCCGATGTGGAGAAGAACCCTCCCAGGGAGGGCGAGTCCTATGCCTCTGATGATATGTACACTCCATTGCTCTCAGACCACGGAACAAATGGAGGAGGAGATCCCAAAAGGGTCATTTTGTGCATGGAAGCTGTGTCTGGATCACAGCAACATTGCGTGCTTGTCATTCCTGAAGGTGATGCCTCAGAAACAGATCAATGTGTCGAAGCCAAAGCATCGGTGAGCCAGCATCCAAGTCGGCCAGCTTTGGTTCCACCCTGCGGCGGACTCAAACATGTATTGTTTCTCTGTATTGGGATGCAAATTCTTCAGCAGGTAAAACAAAACGAGACACATAATCAGGTTTGATTCATCTTCAGTGATCTCTCAGTATATTTGATTCTTTGCTAGTTTTCTGGCATCAACGGCGTCCTCTATTACACTCCACAAATTCTTGAGCAAgctgtgatagaaataatagaagataagaataataattgaagaagctttatcgtagaaatgaaatagctttagcttcaatctattaacatgttccctctcctatttatacagattaggaggaaggatttccctcaacagaatagaggatctttctcaacagaatagagagatatcctcgtatagttggggaaatcttatcttctatcattggggaaatcttatcttctatcatgcccccgcaagatggtactcctaacaaggataccaatcttggatcgatgcaatgaatggtttacaagcgagaggcttcatgagtaagataagtgtagatcgttgctgctgctgcgattgctgttgttgtgatggcacaggcgttcccttcattctccttaagtccgccgaatgttggcagatcaacgaagactaccgcggtgaggaagatgaggattgaccacggagcctcttaggaatgcaacggcgttggtcgctggccgaagggtgaagcttcacttttctcagcgacgttggtcgttggccgaaggcaagagcgaagcttcgcttttcttaacgacgttggtcgtggttgcgattatgACGGTTGCGACGGTAGAAAAGAAATCTACaacaatgttgcagtgatgctactacatcaaaggaggaaactgcaacagaggaggaagctgtagcagaagaggaagctcagaagaggaagctgtagcagaagaggaagctcAGAAGAGGAAGCTGTAGAGATGCCGTGCGAAAGGGAAGTTGGCGTGGCAATAGAGAAGACTGGCAgcaagaagagagcttgctctagacaagcggctctaataccatgatagaaataatagaagataagaacaataattgaagaagctttattgtagaaataaaatagctttagcttcaatctattaacatgttccctctcctatttatacagattaggaggaaggatttccctcaacagaataaacagaatagagagatttcctcatataattggggaaatcttatcctctatcaagttggggttggggaaatcttatcttctatcatgcccccgcaagatggtgctcctaacaaggataccaatcttggatcgatgcaaagaattgtttacaagcgaaaggcttcatgagtaagataagtgtagatcgctgctgctgctgctgcgattgttgttgctgtgatggcacatgcgttcccttcattctccttaagtctgccgaatgttgacagatcaacgaagactaccgcgatgaggaagatgaggattgaccacgaagcctcttaggaatgcaacggcgttggtcgctggccgaagggtgaagcttcacttttctcagcgacgttggtcgctggccgaaggcaagagcgaagcttcgcttttctcaacaacattggtcgtggttgcgattacgacggctgcgacagtagagaagaaatctacagcaatgttacagtgatgctactacagcaaaggaggaaactgcaacagaggagaaagctgtagcagaagaggaaggaaaatagctacaacgaggaagaaaggtggggcagtgctgatgagcagcactagagatgccgtagcgaaaatgccgtagcggaagggaacaGACGTTAGCGtagagtggcaacacca
Coding sequences within:
- the LOC135672098 gene encoding monosaccharide-sensing protein 1-like, producing MRRALSFAIVAAIGNFLQGWDQATLSAKLESIDHTNVCLCWITRRAGSLTYIRQEFRLEDEPIIDSLINTIPLIGAAIITVFSGALSDRFGRRPMLIISSVFYIAGGVLTIRCPDVYILLLARLVFGFGIGLAVAFVPAYITEVSPSEMRGLLSTLPQLTGTTGTTVAYDVDFGMSLQSQPSWRLLFGGILFLSIVYFVFTVFFLPEAPTWLVSKGRMEEAKHALQRLRGREDVSGEMALLAEGVGVTATELPVEQESTGVKDMNMPYRPKRRIAWVRRPATERSLLGSVLDPVRIRWKRRASNEQADVEKNPPREGESYASDDMYTPLLSDHGTNGGGDPKRVILCMEAVSGSQQHCVLVIPEGDASETDQCVEAKASVSQHPSRPALVPPCGGLKHVLFLCIGMQILQQVKQNETHNQFSGINGVLYYTPQILEQAKRNLQQCCSDATTSKEETATEEEAVAEEEAQKRKLNLIFYHWGNLIFYQAGVGIILSKLGLSSVSASLLISSVIFTLQLPCILVAMRLMDVSGRRSLLLGTIPLLIASLLLLVLVNMVDLGAVAHAALSTVSVVVYMCCFVMGFGPIPSIICSEIFPTCVRGKCIAACSVTAWLCSIVVAFTLPLMQRAVGLSGVCGAYAFDCLVSLGFIFFLVPETKGAVMPP